The following are encoded in a window of Seleniivibrio woodruffii genomic DNA:
- a CDS encoding TraE/TraK family type IV conjugative transfer system protein: MRFNKYVNATANVFAQNRFYKFIVLCLIGLLISQQVILADAYKNRTVVLVPPNIKDKVSVSGSYMDTNYLSAIGFYVAGLMYNYVPSTVVAQYSTLSNLFSSENYDANSKKLLSLAAQYKENDVASNFQITGVSILKDPDLLVIKGEVSRFVASEKIDSKSITINIRYINDNGLFKIQTIEEK, translated from the coding sequence ATGCGTTTTAATAAGTATGTTAATGCCACTGCGAATGTTTTTGCTCAGAATAGATTTTATAAATTTATAGTTCTTTGCCTGATTGGGCTGCTTATCAGCCAGCAGGTGATTTTGGCTGATGCTTACAAGAACAGGACGGTTGTCCTTGTCCCTCCGAACATTAAAGACAAAGTATCAGTTTCCGGAAGTTATATGGACACAAATTACCTGTCAGCAATAGGTTTTTATGTCGCCGGACTAATGTATAACTATGTCCCGTCTACTGTAGTTGCACAGTATTCAACTCTTTCTAATCTGTTCAGTTCAGAAAATTATGACGCTAATAGCAAAAAGCTCTTATCGCTTGCGGCTCAGTATAAAGAGAATGATGTTGCTTCAAATTTTCAGATTACAGGTGTCAGTATTCTCAAAGATCCAGATTTACTGGTTATAAAAGGTGAAGTCTCCCGTTTCGTGGCATCCGAGAAGATAGATTCTAAGTCTATCACCATAAACATCAGATATATCAATGATAATGGTCTTTTTAAAATTCAGACAATAGAGGAGAAGTGA
- the traL gene encoding type IV conjugative transfer system protein TraL — MKSFVPQYLHKPNKVMMLDMDEFAVFANAVAMGIILKSLIVFIIGVFLFFAYRKAKNKYPRGFLRHIPYIVGLKQFHNFPNIFIRSFKE; from the coding sequence ATGAAATCGTTTGTTCCGCAGTATTTGCATAAGCCGAATAAAGTCATGATGCTTGATATGGATGAGTTTGCTGTCTTTGCGAACGCTGTTGCTATGGGGATAATACTCAAATCGCTTATAGTTTTTATAATTGGAGTCTTTCTGTTTTTTGCTTACAGAAAGGCTAAAAATAAGTATCCCAGAGGGTTCCTGAGGCACATTCCATATATCGTAGGTCTTAAACAATTTCATAACTTTCCAAATATTTTCATCAGAAGTTTTAAGGAGTGA
- a CDS encoding SEC-C metal-binding domain-containing protein — protein MVMKPDKYDILSFPDDGKTVVPLYEIVTLGIQTLVIPNEYNPNQVMSAYLQRLGSNRQLESLEDFQKAGHFIMSYMNAVTGMYMTLEKQELFEHMQALAHKMIEDEITLRKKKGLLALLADTLHTFEFIYQHYHPEFKNMPLKNGKKEHRRLKNYEDLCLTMLGFCNSVLMSLEEKNAKTASVEEDAKLAVLNLLMITEIANDIRISKIPAPTPKTPIRATVKTGRNDPCPCGSGLKFKKCCGKSDKILDMDDFRN, from the coding sequence ATGGTTATGAAGCCGGATAAATACGATATACTTTCATTTCCCGATGATGGCAAAACCGTTGTTCCCCTTTATGAAATAGTGACGTTGGGGATTCAGACTCTCGTTATTCCGAATGAATATAATCCTAATCAAGTCATGTCAGCTTACCTTCAAAGGCTCGGCTCAAACAGGCAGCTGGAATCTTTGGAGGATTTCCAAAAAGCAGGTCATTTTATTATGAGCTATATGAATGCCGTCACAGGCATGTATATGACTCTGGAAAAGCAGGAACTTTTTGAACACATGCAGGCTCTTGCTCACAAAATGATTGAAGATGAAATAACTCTCAGAAAGAAAAAAGGGCTTCTGGCTCTCTTGGCTGATACACTGCATACATTTGAATTTATATACCAACACTACCATCCTGAATTCAAGAATATGCCGTTGAAAAATGGTAAGAAAGAACATAGACGATTGAAGAACTATGAAGACCTTTGCCTAACAATGCTTGGGTTCTGCAACAGTGTGCTCATGAGCCTTGAAGAAAAGAACGCAAAGACCGCCTCTGTCGAGGAAGACGCAAAACTGGCTGTTCTGAACCTTTTGATGATTACAGAAATAGCCAACGACATCCGAATATCAAAAATACCTGCTCCAACTCCCAAAACACCTATCAGAGCTACCGTAAAAACCGGTAGAAACGATCCCTGCCCATGCGGCAGCGGCCTTAAATTTAAAAAATGCTGCGGAAAGAGTGATAAAATTCTGGATATGGATGACTTCAGGAACTGA
- a CDS encoding HNH endonuclease: MPNITTNEIKQIYILAKKVYLGELKKNTAVEQAESFGMSGGSASDLITNFKHMIHGDKYTRTSNNETTEYFLIMIKNDFGYSKLENAVKALNEHIQYYENLRNVKMHGLRKILQKYKGELLNFVNDIVYPDEIDNSDKIYTEGSCKQVLINKYERDPDARKRCIERHGFVCTICQFNFEEVYGDVGKNFIHVHHIKPLSDIKQEYQLDPENDLVPVCPNCHAMIHKRNPPFSPEEIKAQLKKS; encoded by the coding sequence ATGCCAAACATCACTACAAATGAAATCAAGCAAATTTATATTCTTGCTAAAAAAGTGTATTTAGGAGAATTAAAGAAAAATACTGCTGTTGAGCAGGCTGAGTCTTTCGGCATGAGTGGAGGTTCAGCAAGTGATTTGATAACAAATTTCAAACATATGATTCATGGCGATAAATATACTCGAACAAGTAATAATGAGACGACTGAATATTTTTTAATAATGATAAAGAATGATTTCGGGTATTCAAAACTCGAGAACGCTGTAAAAGCGTTAAATGAACATATTCAGTATTATGAGAATTTAAGAAATGTAAAAATGCATGGATTAAGGAAAATCTTACAGAAATATAAGGGAGAACTATTAAATTTTGTTAACGATATAGTATACCCTGATGAAATAGATAACAGTGACAAAATCTACACAGAGGGGAGTTGTAAGCAAGTATTGATAAATAAATATGAGCGGGATCCAGACGCTAGGAAAAGATGTATTGAACGTCATGGATTTGTTTGTACAATTTGTCAGTTTAATTTTGAAGAAGTATATGGAGATGTTGGTAAAAATTTTATTCATGTACACCACATAAAACCATTGTCTGACATTAAACAGGAATACCAACTCGATCCTGAAAATGATTTAGTACCTGTATGCCCAAATTGCCATGCCATGATTCATAAAAGAAATCCTCCGTTTTCTCCTGAGGAGATAAAGGCTCAATTAAAGAAATCGTGA
- a CDS encoding ParM/StbA family protein, protein MTGIDVGFGDVKVVYMEAGELKYFKMPTAIKYAGNSSSGITEEGIRCFQGREYLVGEQARFGAFSTRSYDFLRRYTGLFVYHALKSLGLETQDVGVGSPLNWFSKKEEFLKELTQTVVDGEKLEIQPKLFPQAVGILMDYRMDIDGKTKEDTSKDGIVLDIGYNTVDVVCFEKGAAVRSDAGTLEKYGISRIIVELADIIYSEFSFQLSEQETKDVFLEGKLRLYGDIKDLSEIIRSITEKYFNELLHTIESRWDSRLKRAEVMLLGGGGAVILNGYMPTSLSKIISVPKHPEYSNARGYMKGLRAGL, encoded by the coding sequence ATGACTGGAATTGACGTAGGGTTTGGTGATGTGAAGGTTGTTTATATGGAAGCAGGAGAACTGAAATATTTTAAGATGCCGACAGCAATTAAATATGCAGGTAACAGTTCTTCAGGGATAACAGAAGAAGGTATTCGCTGCTTTCAAGGACGAGAATATCTGGTGGGTGAGCAGGCACGTTTTGGAGCCTTCAGTACACGCAGTTATGATTTCCTCAGAAGGTACACTGGGCTTTTCGTATATCACGCTCTCAAAAGTCTAGGGTTGGAAACGCAGGATGTGGGTGTGGGTTCGCCGCTTAATTGGTTTTCTAAAAAGGAAGAGTTCTTAAAAGAGCTTACTCAGACTGTTGTTGACGGAGAAAAACTTGAGATACAGCCGAAGTTGTTTCCGCAGGCTGTCGGTATTCTGATGGACTATCGAATGGATATTGATGGCAAGACAAAGGAAGACACCTCAAAAGACGGCATTGTGCTTGATATCGGTTATAACACCGTGGATGTGGTCTGTTTTGAAAAAGGTGCGGCTGTTCGTTCAGATGCAGGTACGCTGGAGAAATATGGTATCTCTCGTATTATTGTAGAACTGGCAGACATAATCTATTCAGAGTTTTCATTTCAACTCTCAGAACAGGAGACTAAAGACGTTTTTCTTGAAGGAAAGCTCAGGCTTTACGGCGATATAAAAGACCTTTCAGAAATTATCAGAAGTATCACAGAAAAATATTTCAATGAGTTACTTCATACCATAGAAAGCAGGTGGGACAGCAGACTTAAGCGTGCGGAAGTTATGCTTCTTGGCGGCGGTGGAGCAGTTATTCTGAATGGCTATATGCCTACATCATTATCAAAAATTATATCCGTGCCAAAACATCCGGAATACAGCAATGCAAGAGGCTATATGAAAGGTCTGCGAGCAGGATTGTGA
- a CDS encoding type II toxin-antitoxin system RelE/ParE family toxin: MRKILQTPTFVKNKKKLHKNQLSELDTAIKAIYENPYIGEQKKGDLASVFVYKCKITKQLFLIAYQFDDSEIILLSLGSHENFYKELKR, translated from the coding sequence ATGCGTAAAATCCTCCAGACTCCAACCTTTGTAAAGAACAAGAAAAAACTACATAAAAATCAACTGTCAGAGCTTGATACAGCGATTAAAGCAATTTACGAGAATCCTTATATCGGAGAGCAAAAGAAAGGCGATCTGGCATCAGTCTTTGTGTATAAATGCAAAATCACAAAGCAGCTCTTTTTAATAGCATATCAGTTTGATGACTCCGAGATAATCCTTCTCTCACTTGGCAGTCACGAGAACTTTTATAAAGAACTTAAAAGATAA
- a CDS encoding ParD-like family protein: MAHAIRISDEIVDSAKILSKVENRSVGGQIEYWAKIGKIAEENPDFNFSMIKDLLVALEEAKHGELEEYKFGEGA, from the coding sequence ATGGCACACGCAATAAGAATATCTGATGAGATAGTCGATTCTGCAAAGATTTTATCAAAGGTTGAAAATCGCTCTGTTGGCGGTCAGATAGAGTATTGGGCAAAAATCGGCAAAATTGCAGAGGAAAATCCTGATTTTAATTTCAGCATGATTAAGGATCTGCTTGTTGCTCTTGAAGAGGCAAAGCATGGTGAGCTTGAGGAGTATAAGTTTGGGGAAGGGGCTTAA
- a CDS encoding Txe/YoeB family addiction module toxin, whose protein sequence is MNRLIAWTEAAWEDYVYWQSQDRKTIKRINLLIKDVLRSPFEGIGKPEALRENLSGFWSRRIDDTNRLVYAVEDEKIVVISCRYHY, encoded by the coding sequence GTGAATAGGCTGATAGCCTGGACTGAAGCGGCATGGGAGGACTACGTTTACTGGCAGTCGCAGGATAGAAAAACAATCAAAAGAATAAATCTGCTCATAAAAGATGTTCTTCGGAGTCCATTTGAAGGAATCGGAAAGCCAGAAGCCCTGAGAGAAAATCTTTCCGGATTCTGGTCGAGAAGAATTGATGACACCAACAGACTGGTATATGCAGTCGAAGATGAAAAGATTGTCGTTATCTCCTGCCGTTACCACTATTGA
- a CDS encoding type II toxin-antitoxin system Phd/YefM family antitoxin has product MKVVNFTEARNNLKSVLDSVIDDADYTVITRRDSNDTVVMSLDTFNSIMETFHLLKTPANAEHLMKSISQYKNSQVKVEDIVGE; this is encoded by the coding sequence GTGAAAGTCGTTAACTTTACAGAAGCAAGGAATAATCTGAAGTCTGTGCTTGATAGCGTTATAGACGATGCGGATTATACTGTCATTACTCGCAGAGATTCAAATGACACCGTTGTGATGTCGCTGGATACCTTTAACAGTATTATGGAGACTTTCCATCTGCTTAAAACTCCGGCGAATGCTGAACATCTTATGAAATCTATCAGCCAGTATAAGAATTCTCAGGTAAAGGTTGAGGACATCGTAGGTGAATAG
- a CDS encoding terminase gpP N-terminus-related DNA-binding protein, producing MGKDNFPDLFKMPVPINPQRDRYVIKGGAGVCVAVVKKPNGDTNIYRTRADGALKEMTSFNPDMLDIDERRELELQLYEESYTQAEIAEMLGISQPTVAYDLKKITKK from the coding sequence ATGGGAAAAGATAATTTTCCAGATTTGTTTAAAATGCCTGTGCCCATTAATCCACAAAGAGACAGATATGTGATTAAAGGTGGGGCAGGAGTGTGTGTGGCTGTGGTGAAAAAACCAAATGGCGATACTAATATTTACAGAACTAGAGCTGATGGGGCTCTTAAAGAAATGACTAGTTTTAATCCTGATATGCTTGACATTGATGAGCGTAGAGAACTTGAGCTTCAGTTGTATGAAGAAAGTTATACTCAAGCAGAAATTGCAGAAATGTTAGGTATCTCACAACCAACAGTTGCATATGATTTAAAAAAGATAACAAAAAAGTAA
- a CDS encoding sigma-70 family RNA polymerase sigma factor: protein MTKYLINEPPLLVLPSLAKLLGLNEAIFTQQLHYWLGKSKHQNDGVSWVYNTYENWLEQFPFWSLRTLKRIVKSLEDSEILISSVEFNKYFNKTKWYRINYSKLREVTGTDLYSECVIDEYPLIFQPTLAVKLGLNEAIFLQQLHYWLSYSSNERDSAYWVANSYSRWMTQFSFWNKKTLQRVISRLSSDNIIICTDRFNESRMNKTRWITIVYERISEIAYGQSGMSSGQNGTTTGQFGTTVLNIKEIANGQNDTSTGHNDTTIGQSDIQSGQDGTLCAQNDTLRQDNLALSHYIDYSSETRHIEDREKECHAEQPPISIRGHYNDAFDQYKELINQDAVSRFNVIFETYIKEGLKLHGQGFVDKLFSAVKRSDFLLSFKSGFPKLSWLLKNSSAVIAGKYDTEGFSVFEKAQECSEKHSDCAVLKDGVSPFRYCRYCKAYVARLKEPKQEKSIEQIISDCRSAGYCVVKRLRLKNFFEYCDSCDWKSVSEKKQSEEMLIQQAAECWEKCKGMCAPKIMKTGATDKCRYCPGNGGGKKNKKIITKDTAASENITIDGVDFNNPESVWNKAFELTVANKANKRKIASYIAKHLPFSVYSFEDLETEALLVAYETLIVLAAEETVMTLSAFESRMLINLKHHFEEIQTTPALRDVLKTADKSACVFDEISEIEDETDGAELLQFPEELIREIIRILPLRQEQVLHHRLGLTNRGFLSLSETALLLGCTKENIHIAEKEGIKTLAKFANENNISMGDDMDVVKQKVAMYISNNFKPVKFSGYFELGGLAI from the coding sequence ATGACAAAATATTTGATAAACGAACCACCATTGCTTGTGCTGCCGTCTCTTGCCAAATTACTTGGTCTGAATGAAGCTATCTTCACTCAGCAGCTGCATTACTGGCTTGGTAAGTCAAAACATCAGAATGATGGGGTGAGTTGGGTTTATAACACTTATGAAAACTGGCTTGAACAGTTTCCTTTCTGGAGCCTTAGGACTCTCAAAAGAATCGTTAAATCTCTAGAAGATTCTGAAATATTGATTTCCTCTGTTGAATTCAATAAGTATTTCAATAAGACAAAATGGTACAGAATAAATTATTCAAAATTACGTGAAGTCACCGGAACTGATTTATATTCAGAGTGCGTCATTGATGAATATCCACTTATATTTCAGCCTACTCTTGCCGTAAAACTTGGTTTAAATGAAGCTATCTTTTTGCAACAGCTTCATTATTGGCTCTCATATAGTTCAAACGAGCGTGATTCAGCGTATTGGGTCGCAAATAGCTATAGTCGCTGGATGACACAATTTTCATTCTGGAATAAGAAAACTCTTCAGCGGGTTATAAGCCGACTATCTTCTGACAATATCATCATATGTACTGACAGATTCAATGAAAGCAGAATGAATAAGACCAGATGGATAACTATTGTATATGAGAGAATATCTGAAATTGCATATGGACAATCTGGCATGTCGTCAGGACAGAATGGCACTACGACTGGACAATTTGGCACTACAGTATTGAATATCAAAGAAATTGCGAATGGACAGAATGACACTTCGACTGGACACAATGACACTACGATAGGACAATCTGACATCCAATCTGGACAAGATGGCACTCTCTGTGCCCAAAATGACACCCTCCGTCAGGACAATTTGGCACTTTCTCATTATATAGACTATTCTTCAGAGACTAGACATATAGAAGACAGAGAGAAAGAGTGCCATGCAGAGCAACCTCCAATCAGCATAAGAGGTCATTACAATGATGCTTTTGATCAGTATAAAGAATTAATCAATCAGGATGCAGTAAGCAGGTTTAATGTAATTTTTGAGACGTACATCAAAGAAGGTTTGAAGCTGCATGGGCAGGGTTTTGTGGATAAGCTGTTTAGTGCAGTTAAGAGATCTGACTTTCTGTTGAGCTTTAAATCCGGCTTCCCAAAGCTGTCATGGCTCTTAAAGAACTCTTCTGCTGTTATTGCAGGAAAATACGATACTGAGGGCTTCTCTGTTTTTGAAAAAGCACAGGAATGCTCAGAAAAACATTCAGATTGTGCTGTTTTGAAAGATGGAGTTTCTCCGTTCAGATATTGCAGATACTGCAAAGCGTATGTGGCAAGGTTAAAAGAGCCAAAACAGGAAAAATCTATTGAGCAGATAATAAGTGACTGTAGGTCTGCCGGATACTGCGTTGTCAAGCGGTTAAGGCTTAAAAACTTCTTTGAATATTGTGATTCATGTGATTGGAAATCTGTTTCTGAGAAAAAGCAATCTGAAGAAATGCTGATACAGCAGGCGGCTGAGTGCTGGGAAAAATGCAAAGGCATGTGTGCCCCAAAAATAATGAAAACAGGAGCAACTGACAAATGCAGATATTGTCCCGGCAATGGCGGCGGAAAGAAAAACAAAAAAATCATAACAAAGGATACTGCTGCGTCTGAGAATATCACAATAGATGGCGTTGATTTTAATAATCCGGAATCTGTCTGGAACAAGGCATTTGAGTTAACCGTTGCAAATAAAGCGAATAAAAGAAAAATTGCCAGCTATATCGCAAAGCACCTGCCTTTTTCGGTATATTCATTTGAAGATCTTGAAACAGAAGCCCTGCTTGTGGCATATGAAACCTTGATTGTGCTTGCTGCAGAGGAGACAGTTATGACGCTTTCAGCTTTTGAAAGCAGGATGCTGATAAACCTGAAGCATCATTTTGAAGAGATACAGACAACACCGGCACTAAGAGATGTTTTGAAGACCGCAGATAAATCAGCGTGTGTATTTGATGAGATTTCAGAAATTGAAGATGAAACAGACGGAGCTGAGTTGCTTCAATTTCCTGAAGAACTGATAAGAGAAATAATCAGGATACTGCCTTTGAGGCAGGAACAGGTGCTGCATCACAGGCTGGGACTTACAAACAGAGGATTTCTTTCGTTGTCTGAAACGGCATTGCTCTTAGGCTGTACCAAAGAAAATATCCATATAGCAGAGAAAGAAGGTATAAAAACGTTGGCAAAATTTGCTAATGAAAACAATATCTCCATGGGCGATGACATGGATGTCGTTAAGCAAAAGGTTGCTATGTATATCAGCAATAATTTTAAGCCGGTTAAATTCTCAGGATATTTTGAACTCGGCGGACTCGCTATTTAA
- a CDS encoding helix-turn-helix domain-containing protein: MKEAIANSGMSQAKLSGIAKISHHNLNRFLTGARKGITPDTIYKIAKALEIDISYLFGDADKVNRQSSIKPLHQQSFGELLQRLLDAKRMTYEDLVALDIGVGIKSISHYKNNLRVPSLSVLQNIAHALNTPVGYFFNEVSLEEALSNEQENPKSKEIQKLLDIAKDLDADSIRDLLKQAEKEKSLQDYKKITPSQKKSS; this comes from the coding sequence TTGAAAGAAGCCATCGCAAATTCAGGAATGTCTCAAGCCAAACTATCCGGCATAGCGAAGATATCGCACCACAACCTTAACAGATTCCTCACCGGGGCAAGAAAAGGAATAACCCCTGACACTATATATAAAATAGCAAAAGCCCTTGAGATAGACATATCCTACCTATTTGGTGACGCAGACAAAGTCAACAGACAATCATCGATAAAACCACTACACCAACAATCCTTCGGGGAACTATTACAAAGATTATTAGATGCAAAACGCATGACATACGAAGATCTCGTAGCACTCGACATTGGCGTTGGCATAAAAAGCATCAGCCATTATAAGAACAACTTAAGAGTTCCGTCCCTTAGTGTACTACAAAACATTGCTCACGCACTAAACACCCCTGTCGGGTACTTCTTCAACGAAGTCTCACTCGAAGAAGCACTCTCAAATGAGCAAGAGAACCCAAAATCAAAAGAAATTCAGAAACTTTTAGACATAGCCAAAGATCTTGACGCTGACAGCATTAGAGATTTACTAAAACAAGCTGAAAAGGAAAAAAGCCTTCAGGATTATAAAAAGATAACCCCTTCGCAAAAGAAATCTTCATAA
- a CDS encoding helix-turn-helix domain-containing protein has product MSTTSERMRTLIKEKGMKQIDVCKALGLSPSRLSNYLSGNRMPSIEILSNFSAYLGVSLDYFNTIPNPSDEIDEKESLKNYVRFLSELAKPVKIEVITDLGVRKFEINSTKVSSLISSTANL; this is encoded by the coding sequence ATGAGCACAACTTCAGAGAGAATGAGGACTCTCATCAAAGAAAAAGGAATGAAACAAATTGACGTATGTAAAGCATTGGGGCTCTCACCATCACGACTGTCCAATTATCTCTCAGGTAACAGGATGCCAAGCATTGAAATTCTATCGAATTTCTCCGCATACCTCGGTGTTTCATTGGACTATTTTAATACGATTCCTAATCCCAGCGATGAAATAGACGAAAAAGAGTCTCTCAAAAATTATGTCAGATTCTTAAGCGAATTAGCAAAGCCTGTAAAAATAGAAGTTATAACTGATCTTGGAGTTAGAAAGTTTGAAATAAACAGCACCAAAGTATCAAGCCTTATCAGCTCGACAGCAAATTTATAA
- a CDS encoding tyrosine-type recombinase/integrase → MKLWQYPGIGTWYIYFDRNNKKSLKTKDKKEAQILFRKYQKDLLEGKISEIHNSEKFSVFKQSCLTNYKATKTLGTFQRMEYTLKAFEDFIGDKDISKITKRDIDRFVELRLGQGLAKTTINIDIRNLKAAFGKAYEWELLPKNTLQGYKQLKIDRKAPQFLNLEDINKIADIIDSPVIKSAFFFYILSGCRRDELLNLTWQDIDLKNRVIHVKKSKTHLDRWIPINDSLMEVIEQIPHRVGKLYQMHHDTITHKMKKYMIKAGYPDMKLHNLRHTFASLIAMSGSSLQTIRDLLGHTDIKTTEIYAHLTNDHLKAAVSKIKIDITHP, encoded by the coding sequence ATGAAATTGTGGCAATACCCCGGCATCGGCACATGGTATATCTACTTTGACAGGAATAATAAAAAAAGCCTCAAGACAAAAGACAAGAAAGAGGCTCAAATACTCTTCCGCAAATATCAAAAAGATTTACTCGAAGGGAAAATAAGCGAAATCCACAATTCTGAAAAATTCTCAGTTTTCAAACAGTCATGCCTTACAAATTATAAAGCGACAAAAACCTTGGGCACATTTCAGAGAATGGAATACACACTGAAAGCATTTGAAGATTTTATCGGCGACAAGGATATCTCTAAAATTACAAAAAGAGATATAGACAGATTCGTTGAATTAAGACTTGGGCAAGGTCTTGCAAAAACAACCATCAATATCGATATCAGAAACTTAAAAGCGGCATTTGGAAAAGCATACGAGTGGGAACTTCTACCTAAGAATACATTACAAGGATACAAACAACTTAAAATAGATCGTAAAGCACCACAGTTCTTGAATTTAGAAGATATCAATAAAATTGCAGATATAATCGACAGCCCTGTAATTAAATCAGCATTTTTCTTCTATATCCTTAGCGGTTGCAGGCGTGATGAACTTTTAAACCTGACTTGGCAGGATATTGATTTAAAAAACAGAGTAATCCATGTCAAAAAGAGCAAAACACATTTAGACAGATGGATTCCCATAAATGATTCTTTAATGGAGGTCATCGAACAAATCCCGCATAGAGTCGGTAAACTCTATCAGATGCATCACGACACCATCACACACAAGATGAAGAAATACATGATTAAAGCTGGATACCCAGATATGAAACTTCATAATTTAAGACATACATTTGCAAGCCTTATAGCTATGTCAGGATCTTCATTACAGACAATTAGAGACCTTCTCGGCCATACCGATATCAAGACCACAGAGATATATGCCCACCTTACCAACGATCATCTTAAAGCCGCAGTGAGCAAAATCAAAATCGATATCACACACCCCTAA